Genomic DNA from Streptomyces sp. GS7:
GACGATGCACTTGTCGCGCAGCTCCGGCACGACCACCGGCAGCGACGAGCTGAGTCCTTCGGCGCCGGCGCGCGCGGCCGCGTCGCCGTAGACCAGGTGCTCGTAGATCTCGTCGGTCAGCACCCACAGGCCGTGCTCGGCGGCCCAGCGGCCGACCGCCTCGACCTGCTCGCGGGGGTAGACCGCGCCGGTCGGGTTCGACGGCGAGACGAACAGCAGGACCTTGGTGCGCTCGGTGCGGGCCGCCTCCAGCTGCTCGACCGTCACGCGGTAGCCGGTGGTCTCGTCGGCGACCACGTCGACCGGCACACCGCCCGCGAGCCGGATCGACTCGGGGTAGGTGGTCCAGTACGGCGCCGGCACGATGACCTCGTCGCCCGGGTCCAGGATGGCGGCGAACGCCTCGTAGATGGCCTGCTTGCCACCGTTCGTCACCAGGACGTTCGCGGCCTCGATCTCGTAGCCGGAGTCGCGCAGCGTCTTCGCCACGATCGCGGACTTCAGCTCGGGGAGGCCGCCGGCCGGGGTGTAGCGGTGGTACTTCGGGGTGCGGCATGCCTCGACGGCCGCCTCGACGATGTAGTCGGGCGTGGGGAAGTCGGGCTCACCGGCGCCGAAGCCGATCACCGGGCGCCCGGCGGCCTTGAGGGCCTTGGCCTTGGCGTCGACGGCGAGGGTGGCGGACTCGGAGATCGAACCGACGCGGGCGGAGACCCGGCGGTCGGCGGGGGACGGTACGGAAGGAGTGGCAGCGCTCATACAGGCATCGTCGCAGACCGCTCTCCGGCCCGGAACCTGGGTTTGCGGGCGCCACCCGGGACGTTTCTGTTCGACGCCCGGCTCTGAAGCACGTACACTCGCTGACCGTTGGCTCCCGACAGGTCGCTGCGGCGCACGAACTTAGTGCAGTCGGCCGCATGCGGTAGGTTGGGGGAACCACAAAGGGTCGTAGCTCAATTGGTAGAGCACTGGTCTCCAAAACCAGCGGTTGGGGGTTCAAGTCCCTCCGGCCCTGCTACACGCACTTCGTCACCAAAGTGCGTGCACGCGTACGTATGAAATGCACCGCCGTGCGGCTCAACCGGGCGCGGCACGGCCACGACCCGGATTCAGGTGAGGACGAGTGACGGACGCCCTGGGCTCCATCGACATGCCTGAGCGTGGTCGTTCCGAGGACGACGCCACGGAATCCCAGAAGAAGCCCCGCCGCGGAGGCAAGCGCGGCAAGAAGGGCCCCTTCGCGCGGCTCGCGCTCTTTTACCGCCAGGTCATCGCGGAACTCCGTAAGGTCGTCTGGCCCACGCGCAGCCAGTTGTCGACGTACACCAGTGTGGTGATCGTCTTCGTTGTCATCATCATCGGTCTCGTAACCGTGATTGACTTGGGAATCAACCGAGTCGTCGGGTACGTCTTCGGCTGATCCCGCGGAGGGGCGCCTGCGCGGGCGCCTATTTCGCATGTTCAACCCCTTGAAGCCAGGAAGAAGCAGCCACCGTGTCTGACCCGAACCTGAACGACGCCGCCGAATCCGCCGAGACGGCAGCGGCCGACGTTGACGCGGCTGCCTCGGCCGAGGTCGAGGGCGACGACACCGAGCGCGAGATCGTCGAGGGCGCCGACGTCGTCGAGGAACTCGACGCCGAGGAAGCCGCAGCCGGCGAGCCCGCCGAGGAAGCCGCGGTGCACGTCGAGGACGAGGACGAGGCCCTCGCCGAGGCCGTCGAGGACGAGGCCGCCGAGGAGCAGGAGCCGGTCGACCCGGTGGCCGCCCTTCGCGACGAACTCCGCGGCCTCCCCGGTGAGTGGTACGTCATCCACACCTACGCGGGCTACGAGAACCGCGTGAAGACCAACCTCGAACAGCGTGCCGTCTCGCTGAACGTCGAGGACTACATCTTCCAGGCCGAGGTGCCGCAGGAAGAGGTCGTCCAGATCAAGAACGGCGACCGCCGCACGGTCCGCCAGAACAAGCTCCCGGGCTATGTGCTGGTGCGCATGGACCTGACGAACGAGTCCTGGGGCGTGGTCCGCAACACGCCGGGCGTCACCGGCTTCGTCGGCAACGCCTACGACCCGTACCCGCTGACCCTGGACGAGATCGTCAAGATGC
This window encodes:
- a CDS encoding pyridoxal phosphate-dependent aminotransferase; this translates as MSAATPSVPSPADRRVSARVGSISESATLAVDAKAKALKAAGRPVIGFGAGEPDFPTPDYIVEAAVEACRTPKYHRYTPAGGLPELKSAIVAKTLRDSGYEIEAANVLVTNGGKQAIYEAFAAILDPGDEVIVPAPYWTTYPESIRLAGGVPVDVVADETTGYRVTVEQLEAARTERTKVLLFVSPSNPTGAVYPREQVEAVGRWAAEHGLWVLTDEIYEHLVYGDAAARAGAEGLSSSLPVVVPELRDKCIVVNGVAKTYAMTGWRVGWAIGPKDVIKAATNLQSHATSNVSNVAQAAAIAAVSSDLTAVEEMKVAFDRRRRTIVRMLNEIDGVLCPEPEGAFYAYPSVKGLLGREIRGRRPQSSVELAELILEEAEVAVVPGEAFGTPGYLRLSYALGDEDLVEGVSRIQKLLAEAK
- the secE gene encoding preprotein translocase subunit SecE, whose amino-acid sequence is MTDALGSIDMPERGRSEDDATESQKKPRRGGKRGKKGPFARLALFYRQVIAELRKVVWPTRSQLSTYTSVVIVFVVIIIGLVTVIDLGINRVVGYVFG
- the nusG gene encoding transcription termination/antitermination protein NusG, whose translation is MSDPNLNDAAESAETAAADVDAAASAEVEGDDTEREIVEGADVVEELDAEEAAAGEPAEEAAVHVEDEDEALAEAVEDEAAEEQEPVDPVAALRDELRGLPGEWYVIHTYAGYENRVKTNLEQRAVSLNVEDYIFQAEVPQEEVVQIKNGDRRTVRQNKLPGYVLVRMDLTNESWGVVRNTPGVTGFVGNAYDPYPLTLDEIVKMLALEAEEKAAKEAAAAEGKPAPSRKVEVQVLDFEVGDSVTVTDGPFATLQATINEINADSKKVKGLVEIFGRETPVELSFDQIQKN